The Acidobacteriota bacterium DNA segment TGAGGCGATCGTGGCTGTCGAACCCGTCGAGTTCTCGGCGATGCCGCCCGGCCTGGAGCAGATCCTGAGCGCCGCGGAACTCGCCGACCTGATGGCCTATCTCGAAGCGCTGCCCGACCCGTTCGATCGCAGGAAGCGGATGTAGACGGACGTATCCCGCGGATCAATACAGGACCACCGTCACGCGCGTGCCGGCGTCGATGCGCGTCACGCCCGTTGGCACCTCGACGTATCCGTCGGCGTCAGACAGGCTCGTCACGTCGCCCGAGCCCTTGAACATGGGCACGGCGTCCTCACCGTCGAGTCGCACGGGGTGAATCTGCAGGCGATCGATGGGCGATGTCAGCGTACGCGTCAGCGTTGCCTGACGCGTGATCGATGGGAGCGGGGGCAGGGACGCCAGTTGTCGCACGAGCGGACGCAGCAGCAGGTACGCGTTCGAGAGGCACGACGTCGGATTGCCTGGCATCGCCAGCACGAGCTGACGCCCGATGCGCGCGAACGCGGTCGGCTTGCCGGGCTTCACGGCAATGCCATGGAACACGACAGCGCCGCGTTCGGCGAGGATGTCGCCGCACAGGTCCCGTTCGCCGACAGACGATCCGCCGGAGCACACGACGAGGTCGGCGGCAGCCGCGGCATCGAACGCCGCGCGCCAGGCGTCGATCGTGTCGCGCACGAGCGGCAGGCGTCGCACGTGGGCTCCGTTGGCCTCGCAGATCGCCGCGAGCATCACGCGATTCGAGTCGTAGATGTGTCCGTGTGCGGGCGTGCCCGTGTGTTCGGATGCATCGAGGAGTTCGTCGCCGCTCGCGACCAGCGCAACGATGGGGCGGCGGAGCACCGGGAGTGCGCGCAGCCCGAAAGAGGCTGCGACGCCGAGTCGCGCCGGCGTCAGGACGTTGCCGCGCCGCAGGACGA contains these protein-coding regions:
- a CDS encoding molybdopterin molybdotransferase MoeA is translated as MTSPSSFGGMRPFGDVLPLDEARCLIDEAVAPVSDRELCSLDDAKDRVLADDVPAPFDVPGFDRSAMDGYAVRSDALTEASDAHPVWLELAGHARPATGPDADVTSGSCVDIATGAPVPTGADAVVMVERTHRDEARVRFTMPATHGDHIVKRGHDVATGAIVLRRGNVLTPARLGVAASFGLRALPVLRRPIVALVASGDELLDASEHTGTPAHGHIYDSNRVMLAAICEANGAHVRRLPLVRDTIDAWRAAFDAAAAADLVVCSGGSSVGERDLCGDILAERGAVVFHGIAVKPGKPTAFARIGRQLVLAMPGNPTSCLSNAYLLLRPLVRQLASLPPLPSITRQATLTRTLTSPIDRLQIHPVRLDGEDAVPMFKGSGDVTSLSDADGYVEVPTGVTRIDAGTRVTVVLY